In one window of Brenneria goodwinii DNA:
- a CDS encoding ABC transporter substrate-binding protein, giving the protein MNFALNVISKKALCTLLFPLCSAMGALAVYAAEVPAGVQLAAKQELVRGNGSEPASLDPHKVESDVESHLINDFFDNLIHIRDDGVIQPRLAERWDNDGNRVWTFHLRPGLKWSDGSPLTADDVVYSWQRLSDPKTLSPYGSYIASMYVENAADIMAGKKSPQELGIKALDSQTVQVTLEHPVPYFLAMADYHVLVPLPKAVIEKYGDSWTQVKNFVSSGPYVMSEWVVNERLVGKRNPQYWDNAHTVIEKVTYLPIASQAAELSRYKSGEIDVTNILSPIQFKQLQKDYPDEVKISPLLGTYLYQFNTRKAPFNDPRVRRALDLSLDKAIIADNVLGMGQISAYNLPPDGTGGFKTLMPEWVGWTQQQRNEEAKKLLKEAGFDEKHPLKFSLLYNTSESHQRIAIAASSMWKKNLGVEAKLVNQEWKTMLDTMRLGDYEVVRYAWIADYNEPSTFLNIMRSQDSNNNSKFSNAEYDALLQKALTVSDKAEKEKVYQQAEAILQQQMPGSPIYHYVQPQMVKPYIGGFHANNRGQYYTQDMYVIAH; this is encoded by the coding sequence ATGAATTTCGCGTTAAACGTCATCAGCAAGAAAGCGCTCTGTACTCTGCTATTCCCGCTTTGTTCCGCCATGGGGGCGCTTGCCGTTTATGCGGCGGAGGTTCCAGCCGGCGTTCAACTGGCGGCGAAGCAGGAACTGGTGCGTGGCAACGGTTCCGAACCGGCCTCGCTCGATCCGCATAAAGTCGAAAGCGATGTGGAATCCCATCTTATTAATGACTTTTTTGATAATCTGATTCACATACGGGACGACGGCGTCATTCAGCCCAGATTGGCCGAGCGTTGGGACAATGACGGTAACCGGGTTTGGACATTCCATTTGCGTCCGGGGTTGAAATGGTCTGATGGATCGCCGTTGACGGCTGATGACGTCGTCTATAGTTGGCAACGTCTTAGCGATCCCAAGACGCTATCGCCTTACGGTAGTTATATCGCCAGCATGTACGTAGAAAATGCGGCGGATATTATGGCCGGGAAGAAATCGCCGCAGGAATTAGGAATAAAAGCGCTTGATAGTCAAACGGTTCAGGTCACGCTGGAGCATCCGGTGCCTTATTTTCTGGCAATGGCCGATTACCATGTCCTGGTCCCGCTGCCGAAAGCCGTCATTGAGAAATATGGGGACAGTTGGACTCAGGTAAAAAATTTCGTCAGCAGCGGACCGTATGTAATGAGCGAATGGGTGGTTAACGAGCGGTTGGTCGGCAAACGCAATCCGCAATATTGGGATAACGCTCATACGGTGATTGAAAAAGTCACTTATTTACCCATTGCCTCACAGGCCGCGGAGCTTAGCCGCTATAAGTCGGGTGAAATCGACGTAACGAATATACTTTCTCCGATACAGTTCAAGCAATTGCAGAAAGATTATCCCGATGAAGTGAAAATCTCGCCGCTGCTCGGCACCTATCTTTATCAGTTCAATACCCGGAAAGCGCCTTTCAACGATCCTCGCGTGCGCCGGGCGCTGGACCTGAGTCTTGATAAAGCCATTATTGCCGATAATGTGTTGGGCATGGGACAAATTTCCGCTTATAACCTGCCGCCGGACGGCACCGGCGGGTTTAAAACGCTTATGCCTGAATGGGTAGGGTGGACGCAGCAACAGCGAAATGAAGAAGCGAAAAAACTGCTGAAGGAAGCGGGATTTGATGAAAAACATCCGTTGAAATTCAGCCTGCTTTATAACACTTCCGAGTCACACCAGCGCATTGCGATCGCCGCCAGTTCCATGTGGAAGAAAAATCTGGGTGTTGAGGCGAAATTAGTGAACCAGGAGTGGAAAACCATGCTGGATACCATGCGGCTTGGCGATTATGAAGTCGTTCGCTATGCCTGGATTGCCGACTACAATGAGCCAAGCACCTTTCTGAATATCATGCGGTCGCAGGACAGCAATAACAATTCGAAATTCAGCAATGCGGAATATGACGCCTTGCTGCAAAAAGCGTTAACCGTCAGCGACAAAGCGGAAAAAGAGAAGGTATACCAGCAGGCGGAAGCGATTCTTCAGCAGCAGATGCCGGGCTCGCCAATCTATCATTACGTGCAGCCGCAGATGGTGAAACCTTACATCGGCGGTTTTCATGCGAATAACCGGGGGCAGTATTATACGCAGGATATGTACGTTATCGCTCACTAA
- the ribA gene encoding GTP cyclohydrolase II encodes MQLKRVAEAKLPTLWGDFLMVGFEELATGHDHLALVYGDISGPTPVLARVHSECLTGDALFSLRCDCGFQLEAALRHIAEEGRGILLYHRQEGRNIGLLNKIRAYALQDLGADTVEANHQLGFAADERDFTLCADMFKLLGVDAIRLLTNNPQKVKILNEAGINIVERVPLIVGRNPKNERYLETKEAKLGHLLNMK; translated from the coding sequence ATGCAGCTAAAACGGGTGGCAGAAGCCAAATTACCCACCCTCTGGGGCGATTTCCTGATGGTAGGATTTGAAGAATTAGCCACAGGACATGATCATCTCGCATTGGTATATGGTGATATTTCCGGCCCAACGCCTGTTCTGGCACGTGTGCACTCTGAATGTCTGACGGGTGATGCCTTATTTAGCCTGCGTTGTGACTGTGGGTTTCAGCTTGAAGCCGCGCTACGGCATATTGCCGAAGAGGGACGCGGCATACTGCTGTATCACCGGCAGGAAGGCCGGAATATCGGCTTGCTGAATAAAATTCGCGCGTATGCCTTGCAGGATTTGGGCGCGGATACCGTTGAAGCGAACCATCAATTAGGTTTCGCCGCCGATGAACGTGATTTCACGCTGTGCGCGGACATGTTCAAATTGCTGGGCGTTGATGCGATCCGGCTGCTGACCAATAATCCGCAAAAAGTAAAAATCCTCAATGAAGCGGGTATCAATATCGTTGAACGGGTGCCATTGATCGTTGGCCGCAACCCGAAAAATGAACGTTATCTGGAAACCAAAGAAGCCAAGCTGGGTCATCTGCTGAATATGAAGTAG
- the pgpB gene encoding phosphatidylglycerophosphatase B has protein sequence MYDIAKRTTIGAVILLIMPLIIWASGWQWQPGYHGLWLRALFWMTETVTSPWGTLTSIILGAWFLWCLRFRVKPAIGVLVIMLITVMIGQGVKSAIKSWVQESRPFVVWLEKSHQIDDSYFYSLPRKERAELVKNQLHDQESIPRWLRHHWQAETGFAFPSGHTMFAATWALLGVGLLWARRHYKTVVILMLWASSVMGSRLVLGMHWPRDLIAATLISWLLVLIACWLAQRWCGPFSLQREEIDQQAAEDNA, from the coding sequence ATGTATGACATCGCCAAGCGAACCACTATTGGTGCGGTAATTTTACTGATAATGCCATTGATTATTTGGGCGAGCGGATGGCAATGGCAACCGGGCTATCATGGTTTATGGCTGCGAGCGTTGTTCTGGATGACTGAAACGGTAACATCGCCATGGGGGACTTTAACCAGCATTATCTTGGGCGCCTGGTTTCTGTGGTGCTTGCGTTTTCGGGTAAAACCGGCGATTGGCGTGCTGGTCATCATGCTTATTACGGTAATGATTGGTCAGGGCGTGAAGTCGGCGATTAAATCGTGGGTTCAGGAATCCCGGCCGTTTGTTGTCTGGCTGGAAAAAAGTCACCAGATTGACGATAGCTATTTTTATTCTCTGCCGCGTAAAGAACGCGCCGAACTGGTAAAAAACCAATTGCATGACCAGGAGAGCATCCCTCGCTGGCTGCGCCATCACTGGCAGGCTGAAACGGGATTCGCTTTCCCGTCCGGACACACTATGTTCGCCGCTACCTGGGCGCTGCTGGGGGTGGGCTTGTTGTGGGCGCGCCGGCATTACAAAACGGTCGTGATATTAATGCTGTGGGCGTCATCGGTGATGGGCAGCCGGCTGGTGTTGGGAATGCACTGGCCGCGCGATCTGATTGCGGCGACGTTGATCAGTTGGTTGCTGGTGCTGATTGCCTGCTGGCTGGCTCAGCGATGGTGCGGCCCGTTCTCTTTGCAACGTGAAGAGATCGACCAACAGGCCGCAGAAGATAATGCGTAG
- a CDS encoding LapA family protein encodes MKYLLIFLLVLAIFIISVTLGAHNDQTITFNYLLAQGDYRISTLLATLFAVGFILGWVICGLFYLRQRIALGRAQRKIKRLEQQLSASSEESVTPVQTATH; translated from the coding sequence GTGAAATACTTGCTGATTTTTTTACTCGTGCTGGCGATATTCATCATTTCTGTCACACTGGGCGCGCACAACGATCAGACGATTACGTTTAATTATCTGTTGGCGCAAGGGGATTATCGCATATCGACACTGCTCGCCACGCTATTCGCGGTAGGCTTTATCCTTGGTTGGGTAATTTGCGGTTTGTTTTATCTGCGTCAGCGCATTGCGTTAGGCCGTGCTCAACGTAAAATCAAGCGCCTGGAACAACAACTTTCCGCTTCAAGTGAGGAAAGCGTGACGCCAGTTCAGACTGCCACCCACTAA
- the lapB gene encoding lipopolysaccharide assembly protein LapB — MLELLFLLLPVAAAYGWYMGRRSAQQDKEQESNRLSREYVTGVNFLLSNQQDKAVELFLDMLKDDSNTFEAHLTLGNLFRSRGEVDRAIRIHQALTESTSLTFEQRLLAVQQLGRDYLAAGLYDRAEDVLKQLVDEEDFRRGALQQLLQIHQATSDWLNAIDVAETLVKMGEDQLRADIAHFYCEQALLAMSSDDMDKALTLLKKGAAADKQCARVSIMMGRIYMAQQQYARAVDSLQQVLDQDKELVSETLSMLHECYQHLQQPQAWAEFLTRCVEENSGSTAELMLADIIEQEHGTEATEAYLNRQLQRHPTMRVFHRLIDYHLNEAEDGRAKESLQVLRDMVGEQIRTKPRYSCRKCGFTSQSLYWHCPSCRSWASIKPIRGLDGQ; from the coding sequence ATGCTAGAACTGCTGTTTCTGTTGCTGCCTGTGGCCGCCGCGTATGGGTGGTACATGGGGCGCAGAAGTGCGCAGCAGGACAAAGAGCAAGAATCCAACCGTCTGTCGCGTGAGTATGTCACCGGGGTGAACTTCCTGCTATCCAATCAGCAGGATAAAGCGGTCGAGTTGTTTCTCGACATGCTCAAGGATGACAGCAACACATTTGAAGCGCACCTCACGCTTGGCAATCTGTTCCGTTCGCGCGGCGAAGTCGATCGCGCTATCCGCATTCATCAGGCATTGACCGAAAGTACATCGCTTACGTTTGAGCAGCGTTTGCTGGCCGTGCAGCAGCTTGGCCGGGACTACCTGGCGGCGGGGCTGTATGACCGGGCGGAGGACGTTCTTAAACAGTTGGTGGATGAAGAGGATTTTCGGCGTGGCGCGCTGCAGCAGCTGTTACAAATTCATCAGGCGACCAGTGACTGGCTAAACGCGATTGATGTGGCGGAAACGTTGGTCAAAATGGGCGAGGATCAACTCAGGGCGGACATCGCCCATTTTTACTGCGAGCAGGCGTTGCTGGCCATGAGCAGCGATGACATGGACAAGGCATTGACGCTGTTGAAGAAGGGCGCCGCCGCGGATAAACAGTGTGCCCGCGTATCAATCATGATGGGGCGCATCTACATGGCGCAACAGCAGTATGCCCGCGCGGTGGATTCCCTGCAGCAGGTGCTTGATCAGGACAAGGAGTTGGTCAGTGAGACGCTGTCGATGCTGCATGAGTGCTATCAGCATTTGCAGCAACCTCAGGCCTGGGCTGAATTTCTGACACGCTGCGTGGAAGAGAATTCAGGCTCGACGGCAGAACTGATGCTGGCTGATATCATTGAGCAGGAACACGGTACCGAAGCGACCGAGGCGTATCTCAATCGCCAGCTCCAGCGGCACCCGACGATGCGCGTATTTCATCGGTTAATTGATTACCATCTGAATGAAGCGGAAGATGGCCGGGCAAAAGAGAGCCTGCAGGTTCTGCGTGACATGGTCGGCGAGCAAATCCGAACCAAACCGCGCTATAGCTGCCGTAAATGCGGTTTCACTTCCCAATCGTTATATTGGCACTGTCCTTCCTGCCGCAGTTGGGCCAGCATCAAACCTATTCGTGGATTAGACGGTCAATAG
- the pyrF gene encoding orotidine-5'-phosphate decarboxylase, whose amino-acid sequence MKHENLKENGMATSSPIIVALDYADRQSALSFVDRISPEDCRLKVGKEMFTLFGPQFVKTLQQRGFDVFLDLKFHDIPNTTAHAVAAAADLGVWMVNVHASGGTRMMMAAKDALLPFGNDAPLLIAVTVLTSLEAEDLRDLGITASPAEQAERLALLTYNCGLDGVVCSAHEAERLKQVCAADFKLVTPGIRPAGSDIGDQRRIMTPVQAQLAGVDYMVIGRPITQSADPAQTLRDIRASLAAEGE is encoded by the coding sequence GTGAAACACGAAAATCTAAAAGAAAACGGCATGGCGACATCATCCCCAATCATTGTGGCGCTGGACTATGCCGATCGGCAGTCCGCGTTGTCGTTTGTCGACCGAATTTCCCCTGAGGATTGCCGGTTAAAAGTGGGCAAAGAGATGTTCACGCTGTTTGGCCCGCAGTTTGTGAAAACACTTCAGCAGCGGGGTTTTGACGTATTCCTCGATTTGAAATTTCATGACATTCCGAATACTACCGCTCATGCCGTTGCCGCCGCCGCCGACCTGGGCGTCTGGATGGTTAACGTGCATGCCAGCGGCGGTACGCGCATGATGATGGCGGCGAAAGACGCATTGCTGCCATTTGGCAACGACGCGCCGTTGTTGATTGCCGTTACGGTGCTAACCAGCCTGGAGGCGGAGGACTTGCGCGATCTGGGCATCACGGCCAGCCCGGCGGAACAGGCGGAAAGACTGGCGTTGTTGACATATAACTGCGGACTGGATGGCGTGGTCTGTTCCGCGCATGAAGCCGAACGCCTGAAACAGGTATGCGCTGCAGACTTCAAATTGGTTACGCCGGGGATTCGTCCCGCCGGTAGCGATATTGGCGATCAGCGTCGCATCATGACGCCGGTTCAGGCCCAGCTTGCCGGCGTGGATTATATGGTGATCGGCCGTCCGATTACCCAATCCGCCGATCCGGCGCAAACGCTGCGTGATATCCGTGCATCGCTGGCCGCGGAGGGTGAATAA
- the yciH gene encoding stress response translation initiation inhibitor YciH — MSRNDDSRLVYSTETGRIKPEDEKVVRPRGDGIVRIQRQTSGRKGKGVCVISGVDLDDAALDKLAAELKKKCGCGGSVKDGVIEIQGDKRDLLKQLLEAKGMKVKLAGG, encoded by the coding sequence ATGAGCCGTAATGACGATAGCCGTTTAGTCTATTCAACGGAAACCGGACGAATCAAGCCGGAAGATGAGAAGGTGGTTCGTCCGCGTGGCGATGGCATCGTCCGTATTCAGCGTCAGACCAGCGGGCGCAAAGGCAAAGGCGTTTGCGTTATCAGCGGCGTCGATCTTGATGATGCCGCACTGGATAAACTGGCGGCAGAGTTAAAGAAAAAGTGCGGCTGCGGCGGCTCGGTAAAAGACGGCGTAATCGAAATTCAGGGCGATAAGCGTGACTTGCTGAAACAACTGCTGGAAGCGAAAGGGATGAAGGTTAAGCTGGCCGGCGGGTGA
- the osmB gene encoding osmotically-inducible lipoprotein OsmB — translation MKVDKRFATAVLAIALTVALTGCSNMSKRDRNTAIGAGAGAVGGAVLTDGGTLGTLGGAAIGGLIGRQVD, via the coding sequence ATGAAAGTAGACAAACGGTTTGCTACAGCGGTTTTAGCCATTGCGCTGACCGTCGCGTTAACTGGGTGTTCAAATATGTCCAAACGCGATCGCAATACCGCCATTGGCGCCGGCGCCGGCGCAGTAGGCGGTGCGGTGCTCACAGACGGCGGGACGTTGGGAACGCTGGGGGGCGCGGCTATTGGTGGTCTTATTGGCCGTCAGGTCGATTAA
- the araD gene encoding L-ribulose-5-phosphate 4-epimerase, with protein sequence MLDELKIKVLKANLALPQHQLVTFTWGNVSAVDRARGLMVIKPSGVEYDVMTVDDMVVVELESGKVVEGTKKPSSDTDTHRVLYLEFPNIGGIVHTHSRHATIWAQSGKDIPAWGTTHADYFYGAIPCTRLMTDEEINGRYEWETGKVIVETFHSRHLSPSDIPSVLVNSHGPFAWGKDADNAVHNAVVLEEIAYMGIFSRQITPELNAMQQTLLDKHYLRKHGKNAYYGQ encoded by the coding sequence ATGTTAGATGAACTCAAAATAAAAGTATTGAAGGCCAATCTGGCGCTGCCGCAACATCAGTTGGTGACATTTACCTGGGGCAATGTCAGCGCGGTGGACAGGGCGCGGGGGCTGATGGTGATAAAACCGTCCGGGGTGGAGTATGACGTTATGACGGTTGATGACATGGTTGTCGTTGAGTTGGAGAGCGGCAAGGTGGTTGAAGGAACGAAAAAACCCTCTTCGGATACCGATACTCACCGCGTGCTGTATCTGGAATTCCCCAATATTGGCGGCATTGTTCATACCCATTCCCGACATGCCACCATCTGGGCGCAGTCTGGCAAAGATATTCCCGCCTGGGGAACCACGCATGCCGATTATTTCTATGGCGCGATCCCCTGTACCCGTTTGATGACGGACGAAGAGATTAACGGACGTTACGAATGGGAAACGGGGAAAGTTATTGTTGAAACCTTCCATTCCCGGCATCTTTCGCCATCGGATATTCCGTCGGTGTTAGTGAATTCACACGGCCCCTTTGCCTGGGGCAAAGATGCGGATAATGCCGTGCACAATGCCGTGGTGCTGGAGGAGATTGCCTATATGGGGATCTTCTCGCGCCAGATAACCCCTGAACTTAACGCTATGCAGCAAACCTTGCTGGATAAACACTATTTGCGCAAGCATGGCAAAAACGCGTACTACGGGCAGTAA
- a CDS encoding carbon starvation CstA family protein has product MNNVKSIVIWLLVGLAGAVAFAMLALSRGEHVNAVWLVVASVACYSIAYRFYSLFIAKKVFELDDRRLTPAERHNDGLDYVPTNKWVLFGHHFAAIAGAGPLVGPILAAQMGFLPGTIWILVGVMLAGAVQDFLVLFISTRRDGRSLGEMAKQELGAFAGVITMLGALGVMIIILSALALVVVKALADSPWGLFTIAATIPIALFMGVYMRFLRPGKIAEVSIIGFVLMMLAIVYGGNIAAHPYWGPFFTLKGTSLTWALVIYGFIASVLPVWLLLAPRDYLSTFLKIGVIVGLAVGIVFAMPEMKMPAVSRFIDGSGPVFSGSLFPFLFITIACGAISGFHALVSSGTTPKLVERESHIRFIGYGAMLMESFVAIMALICASVIEPGVYFAMNSPAALIGTTVENASQVINSWGFVITPEALAGIASDVGEASVLSRAGGAPTFAVGMAFIITEIFNSRAMMAFWYHFAILFEALFILTAVDAGTRACRFMVQDLVGVVIPRLANSHSWLGNLAGTTVAVAGWGFFVYQGVIDPLGGINTLWPLFGIGNQMLASMALILGTVVLFKMKKQRYAWVTIVPTVWLFITSMTAGWQKIFHEQASIGFLAQAKRFSAGIEQGTLIAPAKTIQDMETIVFSNQINAALCGFFMLVAVTMLISALFVIRRALNSEIPTTHETAVVLREEGQAAK; this is encoded by the coding sequence ATGAATAACGTCAAGAGCATCGTGATCTGGCTGTTGGTCGGCCTGGCAGGCGCCGTCGCGTTCGCTATGCTGGCTTTGAGTCGCGGTGAACATGTGAATGCCGTATGGTTGGTTGTCGCATCCGTAGCGTGTTACAGCATTGCTTATCGTTTCTATAGCCTGTTTATTGCCAAGAAAGTTTTCGAACTTGATGACCGTCGCTTAACACCGGCGGAACGCCATAATGACGGATTGGACTATGTCCCAACCAATAAATGGGTACTGTTCGGCCACCATTTTGCGGCGATTGCGGGAGCCGGACCGCTGGTTGGCCCCATCCTCGCCGCCCAGATGGGCTTTCTGCCCGGAACGATCTGGATCCTGGTGGGCGTCATGCTTGCCGGCGCGGTGCAGGACTTCCTGGTGTTATTTATTTCCACTCGCCGCGACGGGCGCTCGTTGGGAGAGATGGCGAAACAGGAGCTGGGCGCCTTTGCCGGCGTCATCACCATGCTTGGCGCTCTGGGCGTGATGATCATCATCCTGTCGGCGCTGGCGCTGGTGGTGGTAAAAGCGCTGGCAGACAGCCCGTGGGGATTGTTCACCATCGCCGCAACCATCCCGATTGCGCTATTTATGGGCGTGTATATGCGTTTCCTACGCCCTGGGAAAATCGCGGAGGTATCCATTATCGGTTTTGTGCTGATGATGTTGGCGATTGTTTATGGCGGCAACATTGCCGCGCATCCGTACTGGGGGCCGTTCTTTACATTAAAAGGAACCTCGTTGACCTGGGCGCTGGTCATTTACGGCTTCATCGCCTCGGTACTGCCGGTCTGGCTGTTGCTGGCGCCGCGTGATTATCTCTCCACCTTCCTGAAAATCGGCGTTATTGTCGGGTTGGCGGTTGGCATCGTCTTCGCCATGCCGGAAATGAAAATGCCCGCCGTTTCCCGCTTTATCGACGGCAGCGGCCCGGTATTCTCCGGCAGCCTGTTTCCCTTCCTGTTTATTACTATCGCCTGTGGCGCAATTTCTGGTTTCCATGCATTAGTTTCCAGCGGAACGACGCCGAAGCTGGTTGAGCGTGAGAGCCACATCCGCTTCATCGGTTACGGCGCAATGCTGATGGAATCTTTTGTGGCCATTATGGCGTTAATCTGCGCCTCGGTAATTGAACCCGGCGTCTATTTCGCCATGAACTCGCCGGCGGCATTGATCGGCACCACGGTGGAAAACGCGTCTCAGGTTATTAATAGTTGGGGATTCGTCATTACGCCGGAAGCGCTTGCCGGCATTGCCAGCGACGTAGGCGAAGCCTCGGTGCTGTCGCGCGCAGGCGGCGCCCCCACCTTCGCCGTGGGCATGGCCTTTATCATTACCGAAATTTTTAATAGCCGGGCCATGATGGCGTTCTGGTATCACTTCGCCATTCTCTTCGAAGCCCTGTTCATTCTCACCGCGGTGGATGCCGGTACCCGCGCCTGCCGCTTTATGGTGCAGGATCTGGTGGGCGTGGTGATCCCAAGGCTGGCGAACAGTCATTCGTGGCTGGGTAATTTGGCCGGAACCACGGTTGCCGTCGCGGGTTGGGGGTTCTTCGTTTACCAAGGGGTGATCGATCCGCTGGGCGGGATCAACACATTGTGGCCGCTGTTCGGTATCGGTAACCAGATGCTGGCATCGATGGCGTTAATTCTCGGCACCGTCGTGCTGTTCAAAATGAAGAAGCAGCGCTATGCGTGGGTTACCATCGTACCCACGGTCTGGCTGTTTATCACGTCCATGACCGCCGGCTGGCAGAAAATATTCCATGAGCAAGCCAGTATCGGCTTCCTGGCCCAGGCCAAACGTTTCTCCGCCGGTATCGAACAAGGCACGCTGATCGCCCCCGCCAAAACCATTCAGGATATGGAGACCATCGTATTCAGCAACCAGATTAACGCCGCGCTGTGCGGATTTTTCATGCTGGTTGCCGTCACGATGCTGATATCCGCGCTGTTCGTCATTCGTCGCGCGCTGAATAGCGAAATACCAACGACACATGAAACAGCGGTGGTTTTACGTGAAGAAGGTCAAGCGGCCAAGTGA
- a CDS encoding exoribonuclease II — MFQDNPLLAQLKQQLHSQTPRVEGVVKGTDKGFGFLEADAQKSYFIPPPHMKKVMHGDRITAALHTEKDREIAEPETLIEPFLSRFVGRVQKKDDRLSIVPDHPLLKDAISCRPARDIGHTFQDGDWAVAEMRRHPLKGDRGFHAELTQYITTGDDPLAPWWVTLSRHNLERAAPEGDATERNDGSLVREDLTALNFVTIDSASTEDMDDALYVQDNGDGSLQLTIAIADPTAYVEAGSELDNIARQRAFTNYLPGFNIPMLPRQLSDDICSLRPDERRPVLACRVTIAADGALGDDIQFFAAWIESKAKLAYDDVSDWLEQQGEWQPPSEAIAEQLRLLHRVCLARSEWRTIHALVFKDRPDYRFLLGEKGEVLDIVVEPRRIANRIVEEAMIAANVCAAIVLRDKLGFGIYNVHNGFDPASVEQAVAVLDSFGIKADPQALLTLDGFCSLRRELDAQPTQFLDNRIRRFQSFAEVSTAPGPHFGLGLEAYATWTSPIRKYGDMINHRLLKAAIAGQPAEKPQDDVTVLLAERRRLNRMAERDVGDWLYARFLKDKAGTGTRFPAEIMDITRGGLRVRLLDNGAVAFIPSSFIHAVRDELVCSQDTGTVSVKGEEVYRQGDTLDVVITEVRLETRSVIAKPAA; from the coding sequence ATGTTTCAAGATAATCCGCTGCTTGCACAGCTAAAACAGCAACTTCACTCTCAGACGCCACGGGTTGAAGGTGTCGTCAAAGGCACTGATAAAGGGTTTGGCTTTCTTGAAGCTGACGCACAAAAAAGCTATTTCATCCCGCCGCCGCATATGAAAAAAGTGATGCACGGCGACCGCATCACTGCCGCGCTGCACACAGAAAAAGATCGCGAAATCGCCGAGCCGGAAACGCTGATTGAGCCATTCCTGAGCCGTTTTGTTGGCCGCGTTCAGAAAAAAGACGATCGTTTATCCATTGTTCCCGACCATCCGTTATTAAAAGACGCGATCTCCTGCCGTCCCGCCCGCGACATCGGCCATACGTTTCAGGATGGCGACTGGGCGGTGGCTGAAATGCGTCGTCATCCGCTCAAAGGCGATCGCGGCTTTCATGCCGAATTAACGCAATACATCACCACTGGCGACGATCCGCTGGCGCCGTGGTGGGTGACACTGTCACGTCACAATCTGGAACGTGCGGCGCCCGAGGGCGACGCTACTGAACGTAACGATGGTTCGCTGGTGCGTGAAGATCTGACCGCCCTGAACTTCGTTACCATAGACAGTGCCAGCACCGAAGACATGGATGATGCACTCTATGTGCAGGACAACGGCGATGGTTCGCTGCAGTTAACTATCGCTATTGCCGATCCCACCGCTTACGTTGAGGCCGGTAGCGAACTGGACAATATTGCCCGCCAGCGCGCTTTCACCAACTATCTGCCCGGCTTCAATATCCCGATGCTGCCGCGCCAGTTATCGGACGATATCTGCTCATTGCGGCCCGATGAACGCCGCCCGGTGCTTGCCTGCCGCGTCACTATCGCCGCCGACGGTGCGCTGGGTGATGATATTCAGTTCTTTGCCGCCTGGATCGAATCCAAAGCCAAACTGGCCTATGACGACGTATCCGACTGGCTGGAGCAGCAAGGTGAATGGCAGCCGCCAAGCGAAGCGATTGCCGAACAACTCCGTCTGCTGCATCGCGTCTGTCTGGCCCGCAGTGAATGGCGCACCATCCATGCGCTGGTCTTCAAAGACCGTCCGGACTATCGCTTCCTGCTGGGAGAAAAAGGCGAAGTGCTGGATATCGTCGTTGAACCCAGACGCATCGCCAACCGCATCGTCGAAGAGGCGATGATCGCCGCTAACGTCTGCGCCGCCATTGTGCTGCGCGACAAACTGGGCTTTGGTATCTACAACGTTCACAACGGCTTTGACCCGGCATCCGTCGAACAGGCGGTCGCGGTATTGGATTCGTTCGGTATCAAGGCCGATCCTCAGGCGTTATTGACGCTTGACGGTTTCTGTTCCCTGCGCCGGGAATTAGATGCCCAACCCACTCAGTTCCTGGATAACCGGATACGCCGCTTCCAATCATTCGCCGAAGTCAGCACTGCGCCGGGGCCGCATTTTGGTCTGGGCCTGGAAGCCTACGCCACCTGGACGTCGCCGATTCGTAAATACGGCGATATGATCAACCATCGCTTGCTGAAGGCCGCGATCGCCGGACAACCGGCAGAGAAGCCTCAGGATGACGTGACCGTGCTGCTGGCGGAGCGCCGTCGTCTTAACCGGATGGCGGAACGGGATGTCGGCGACTGGCTATACGCCCGTTTCCTTAAAGATAAGGCAGGAACCGGTACGCGTTTCCCGGCGGAGATCATGGATATTACCCGTGGCGGACTGCGCGTGCGCCTGCTGGATAACGGCGCGGTGGCCTTTATTCCTTCATCCTTTATCCACGCGGTGCGTGATGAATTAGTCTGCAGTCAGGATACCGGTACGGTGTCGGTAAAAGGCGAAGAAGTTTACCGTCAGGGCGATACCCTTGATGTCGTCATTACCGAAGTTCGCCTCGAAACTCGTAGCGTCATCGCCAAACCTGCCGCGTAG